The following coding sequences are from one Scylla paramamosain isolate STU-SP2022 chromosome 21, ASM3559412v1, whole genome shotgun sequence window:
- the LOC135111118 gene encoding transcription elongation regulator 1-like isoform X5, which translates to MSEEIDGPDKINSAPGEGGNADVDNDGGSGPPMSMRGGRGGFRGRGRGFGPMGPMGPMGPMGPMGPRGPGGPGGPGGPGPGGPRFRGRGGPGFRPPPPGFRGPPPFGPRGPRFGPRGPPPPFDPNWGPMPPPPPGMGGPMGPPGMACLEAAVELSEGNVTGLHNPLMMMMMTLFGNPGLQDVQQTQGSQPKTTQSQPPMGPMGPMGPMGHPGPWGPMGPPGPGGPPNQQPNQNQQNSLGGMDLSGEIWVETKTGEGKSYYYNARTRETTWTKPEGDGVKILTQQEVEAMAQAAGVTPPSQGGGGGGGGPPTSSGSGGNTGSNNQGPGGGSGSGPPNQENGDKDDGDDEGSGGWQGPQGQWGPPGVGMGPPPGGPPFGMPPGGPFPGGPGGPPPYGVPPGPPGFGPGPGPGWNGYPGHGMPPGPPMGPPGWGMPPPGMGNMSQGGLMGDQQQQQQQQQQQQQQQQQQQQQQQQQQQQQQQQQQQQQQPQQQPPQQQQQQQPPQQQQQQPPQQQQQQQPPGAQQQQHEAEPMSGPDGSSNTPGMSSSNGGVSDSTVSTVTSAVVVASSTTVVTQGAPSSSVDDSNLDPELVAQAAFWTEHKAPNGKNYYYNSKTQESVWDKPQAMKDLEAARLALAQGISLSVNSGPGAPGTETENSQEGSTTKVNGEDSASSDDKQTSMEVDNDDSKDGEMEDQKAQQDLSRPVSSQPVSGTPWCVVWTGDGRVFFYNPTTKTSVWEKPADLVERADVEKMVTTPPAEVVGLKNKAEEPSKDEPLSKKPRTEATMTVTSPASTVLSHVKEEVKRIDIGKEAAIEAEVKAARERAIVPLEIRMKQFRDLLAEKGVSAFSSWEKELSKIVFDSRYLLLTSRERKQVFEKYVKERAEEERREKRNKLKERKEEFRKLLEEAGLNGKSSFSDFAAKYSKDDRFRNIEKMRERESLFDEFLLEVRRREKEEKAAKREQES; encoded by the exons ATGTCGGAAGAAATTGACGGGCCCGATAAAATTAACTCCGCCCCtggggaaggtggaaatgccgACGTGGACAATGACGGAGGGTCGGGGCCACCCATGTCCAtgcgaggaggacgagggggcTTCAG GGGTCGAGGAAGAGGTTTTGGTCCAATGGGACCCATGGGTCCAATGGGACCAATGGGGCCAATGGGGCCAAGAGGACCAGGGGGTCCTGGAGGGCCAGGAGGGCCAGGGCCTGGAGGTCCAAGATTTAGGGGTCGAGGTGGACCAGGATTTCGTCCTCCACCTCCAGGATTCAGAGGCCCACCTCCGTTTGGGCCACGGGGACCAAGGTTTGGGCCCCGAGGGCCTCCCCCACCCTTTGACCCTAACTGGGGACCAatgcctcccccaccaccaggCATGGGAGGCCCCATGGGTCCACCAGGCATG GCCTGCCTCGAGGCGGCCGTTGAGCTCAGCGAGGGAAACGTCACAGGCCTTCATAAtcctctgatgatgatgatgatgactctGTTTGGTAATCCTGGTCTTCAGGATGTTCAGCAGACTCAGGGGAGTCAACCCAAGACAACTCAGTCTCAG cccCCTATGGGACCAATGGGCCCAATGGGTCCAATGGGTCATCCTGGACCATGGGGGCCAATGGGTCCACCTGGACCAGGTGGACCACCTAACCAACAACCCAACCAGAAT CAACAAAATTCTCTTGGAGGCATGGACTTGAGTGGTGAGATCTGGGTGGAGACGAAGACAGGGGAAGGAAAGTCCTACTATTACAATGCTCGAACCAGAGAAACCACTTGGACCAAACCTGAAGGAGATGGTGTCAAAATCCTGACACAACAAGAG GTTGAAGCCATGGCTCAGGCTGCAGGTGTAACACCTCCTAgtcaaggaggtggaggaggaggtggagggcccCCAACCtccagtggtagtggtggcaacACTGGCAGCAATAACCagggaccaggaggaggaagtggtagtGGTCCCCCCAACCAAGAGAATGGTGACAaagacgatggtgatgatgaagggtCTGGGGGCTGGCAGGGACCCCAAGGGCAGTGGGGACCACCTGGAGTGGGTATGGGTCCTCCCCCTGGTGGACCTCCATTTGGAATGCCCCCTGGTGGTCCTTTTCCTGGAGGGCCAGGGGGACCTCCTCCATATGGTGTTCCACCTGGGCCTCCTG GTTTTGGACCTGGGCCTGGGCCAGGGTGGAATGGTTACCCAGGACATGGAATGCCTCCTGGGCCTCCTATGGGTCCTCCAGGCTGGGGAATGCCTCCTCCAGGGATGGGAAATATGTCCCAGGGTGGTCTTATGGgggatcagcagcagcagcaacaacagcagcagcagcaacaacagcagcagcaacaacagcagcagcagcagcagcaacagcagcagcagcagcagcagcagcaacagcagcagcagcaaccacagcaacaaccccctcagcagcagcagcagcaacaaccaccacagcagcagcagcaacaaccccctcaacaacagcagcagcagcagccaccaggagcccagcagcagcagcatgaagCAGAGCCAATGTCAGGACCAGAT GGAAGCAGCAACACTCCTGGTATGAgcagcagtaatggtggtgtaAGTGACAGTACAGtgagcacagtgaccagtgctGTAGTGGTGGCAAGCAGCACCACAGTGGTGACCCAAGGGGCACCTTCATCTTCAGTTGATGACTCTAACTTAGACCCAGAGTTGGTGGCTCAAGCTGCCTTTTGGACAGAGCACAAGGCTCCTAAtggaaaaaattattattataattctaAGACGCAGGAGAGTGTCTGGGACAAGCCTCAAGCTATGAAGGATTTAGAAG CTGCAAGATTAGCATTAGCTCAAGGCATCAGTCTCTCAGTAAACAGTGGGCCAGGAGCTCCTGGCACTGAGACAGAAAATTCCCAAGAGGGCAGCACCACAAAAGTGAATGGGGAAGACTCGGCCTCCTCTGATGACAAGCAGACCTCAATGGAGGTTGACAATGATGATTCAA AggatggagaaatggaggacCAAAAGGCTCAACAGGATCTCAGTCGCCCTGTCTCATCACAGCCAGTCTCGGGCACCCCTTGGTGTGTAGTGTGGACTGGTGATGGAAGAGTGTTCTTCTACAACCCAACAACAAA AACATCTGTGTGGGAGAAACCTGCAGATTTAGTAGAACGTGCAGATGTTGAGAAAATGGTCACCACGCCTCCAGCTGAAGTTGTAGGTTTGAAGAACAAAGCTGAGGAACCCTCCAAGGATGAACCTCTCTCCAAAAAGCCAAGGACTGAGGCAACCATGACGGTGACAAGTCCAGCCTCAACAGTTCTGAGT CATGTAAAGGAGGAAGTTAAGAGGATTGATATAGGAAAGGAAGCTGCCATAGAAGCTGAGGTGAAAGCGGCCCGAGAGCGTGCTATTGTTCCACTGGAGATTCGCATGAAGCAGTTCCGGGACCTTCTAGCAGAGAAAGGG GTTTCTGCATTTAGTTCTTGGGAAAAGGAGCTCTCCAAGATAGTGTTTGATTCTCGCTATCTTCTGCTCACATCCCGTGAGAGAAAGCAGGTATTTGAGAA ATATGTAAAGGAGCGTGCTGAGGAGGAACGTCGTGAGAAGAGAAACAAGCTGAAGGAGCGCAAGGAGGAGTTCCGGAAGCTGCTGGAAGAAGCCGGGCTGAACGGGAAATCATCTTTCAGCGACTTTGCCGCCAAGTACAGCAAGGACGACCGTTTCCGCAACATTGAGAAAatgcgagagagggagagcctGTTTGATGAGTTCCTGTTGGAGGTGCGCCgccgagagaaagaagaaaaggctgCCAAGCGTGAACAG GAATCTTGA
- the LOC135111118 gene encoding transcription elongation regulator 1-like isoform X2 — MSEEIDGPDKINSAPGEGGNADVDNDGGSGPPMSMRGGRGGFRGRGRGFGPMGPMGPMGPMGPMGPRGPGGPGGPGGPGPGGPRFRGRGGPGFRPPPPGFRGPPPFGPRGPRFGPRGPPPPFDPNWGPMPPPPPGMGGPMGPPGMACLEAAVELSEGNVTGLHNPLMMMMMTLFGNPGLQDVQQTQGSQPKTTQSQPPMGPMGPMGPMGHPGPWGPMGPPGPGGPPNQQPNQNQQNSLGGMDLSGEIWVETKTGEGKSYYYNARTRETTWTKPEGDGVKILTQQEVEAMAQAAGVTPPSQGGGGGGGGPPTSSGSGGNTGSNNQGPGGGSGSGPPNQENGDKDDGDDEGSGGWQGPQGQWGPPGVGMGPPPGGPPFGMPPGGPFPGGPGGPPPYGVPPGPPGFGPGPGPGWNGYPGHGMPPGPPMGPPGWGMPPPGMGNMSQGGLMGDQQQQQQQQQQQQQQQQQQQQQQQQQQQQQQQQQQQQQQPQQQPPQQQQQQQPPQQQQQQPPQQQQQQQPPGAQQQQHEAEPMSGPDGSSNTPGMSSSNGGVSDSTVSTVTSAVVVASSTTVVTQGAPSSSVDDSNLDPELVAQAAFWTEHKAPNGKNYYYNSKTQESVWDKPQAMKDLEAARLALAQGISLSVNSGPGAPGTETENSQEGSTTKVNGEDSASSDDKQTSMEVDNDDSKDGEMEDQKAQQDLSRPVSSQPVSGTPWCVVWTGDGRVFFYNPTTKTSVWEKPADLVERADVEKMVTTPPAEVVGLKNKAEEPSKDEPLSKKPRTEATMTVTSPASTVLSHVKEEVKRIDIGKEAAIEAEVKAARERAIVPLEIRMKQFRDLLAEKGVSAFSSWEKELSKIVFDSRYLLLTSRERKQVFEKYVKERAEEERREKRNKLKERKEEFRKLLEEAGLNGKSSFSDFAAKYSKDDRFRNIEKMRERESLFDEFLLEVRRREKEEKAAKREQIKKDFFTMLKEADIDRYSRWSDVKRKVDGDPRYKVVESGVQREDWFRDYMIKIKEERRRSRDRSRTRDRDRERERDRERERDRERTDRDRDRMERERERERGDKERERRSRESRDRSKERERADRKEKKKEKKEKEREKEKEKERDREEKKEKEKEKDKEREEFETIPEEGEDIEENHKSEGEDTGSDGADEEREDGEANEAAEEEERERQRRIEESLRKREEEVQRALAGHLRDRDKERMQHKHDEAVHNFNALLADLVRSTDYTWKEAKKSLKKDSRWESAGALEREEKEKLFNSHVENLTKRKREKFRELLEELPDLHLDSNWKDLKKELKDDPRYTKFSSSDKKCEREFREYLKDKLVAAKADFRELLKETKSITHRSLKLCSEGEQHMRDIVEVLRKDRRYLVLECQPDERSKILMAYMEELEKRGPPPPPTASEPTRRK; from the exons ATGTCGGAAGAAATTGACGGGCCCGATAAAATTAACTCCGCCCCtggggaaggtggaaatgccgACGTGGACAATGACGGAGGGTCGGGGCCACCCATGTCCAtgcgaggaggacgagggggcTTCAG GGGTCGAGGAAGAGGTTTTGGTCCAATGGGACCCATGGGTCCAATGGGACCAATGGGGCCAATGGGGCCAAGAGGACCAGGGGGTCCTGGAGGGCCAGGAGGGCCAGGGCCTGGAGGTCCAAGATTTAGGGGTCGAGGTGGACCAGGATTTCGTCCTCCACCTCCAGGATTCAGAGGCCCACCTCCGTTTGGGCCACGGGGACCAAGGTTTGGGCCCCGAGGGCCTCCCCCACCCTTTGACCCTAACTGGGGACCAatgcctcccccaccaccaggCATGGGAGGCCCCATGGGTCCACCAGGCATG GCCTGCCTCGAGGCGGCCGTTGAGCTCAGCGAGGGAAACGTCACAGGCCTTCATAAtcctctgatgatgatgatgatgactctGTTTGGTAATCCTGGTCTTCAGGATGTTCAGCAGACTCAGGGGAGTCAACCCAAGACAACTCAGTCTCAG cccCCTATGGGACCAATGGGCCCAATGGGTCCAATGGGTCATCCTGGACCATGGGGGCCAATGGGTCCACCTGGACCAGGTGGACCACCTAACCAACAACCCAACCAGAAT CAACAAAATTCTCTTGGAGGCATGGACTTGAGTGGTGAGATCTGGGTGGAGACGAAGACAGGGGAAGGAAAGTCCTACTATTACAATGCTCGAACCAGAGAAACCACTTGGACCAAACCTGAAGGAGATGGTGTCAAAATCCTGACACAACAAGAG GTTGAAGCCATGGCTCAGGCTGCAGGTGTAACACCTCCTAgtcaaggaggtggaggaggaggtggagggcccCCAACCtccagtggtagtggtggcaacACTGGCAGCAATAACCagggaccaggaggaggaagtggtagtGGTCCCCCCAACCAAGAGAATGGTGACAaagacgatggtgatgatgaagggtCTGGGGGCTGGCAGGGACCCCAAGGGCAGTGGGGACCACCTGGAGTGGGTATGGGTCCTCCCCCTGGTGGACCTCCATTTGGAATGCCCCCTGGTGGTCCTTTTCCTGGAGGGCCAGGGGGACCTCCTCCATATGGTGTTCCACCTGGGCCTCCTG GTTTTGGACCTGGGCCTGGGCCAGGGTGGAATGGTTACCCAGGACATGGAATGCCTCCTGGGCCTCCTATGGGTCCTCCAGGCTGGGGAATGCCTCCTCCAGGGATGGGAAATATGTCCCAGGGTGGTCTTATGGgggatcagcagcagcagcaacaacagcagcagcagcaacaacagcagcagcaacaacagcagcagcagcagcagcaacagcagcagcagcagcagcagcagcaacagcagcagcagcaaccacagcaacaaccccctcagcagcagcagcagcaacaaccaccacagcagcagcagcaacaaccccctcaacaacagcagcagcagcagccaccaggagcccagcagcagcagcatgaagCAGAGCCAATGTCAGGACCAGAT GGAAGCAGCAACACTCCTGGTATGAgcagcagtaatggtggtgtaAGTGACAGTACAGtgagcacagtgaccagtgctGTAGTGGTGGCAAGCAGCACCACAGTGGTGACCCAAGGGGCACCTTCATCTTCAGTTGATGACTCTAACTTAGACCCAGAGTTGGTGGCTCAAGCTGCCTTTTGGACAGAGCACAAGGCTCCTAAtggaaaaaattattattataattctaAGACGCAGGAGAGTGTCTGGGACAAGCCTCAAGCTATGAAGGATTTAGAAG CTGCAAGATTAGCATTAGCTCAAGGCATCAGTCTCTCAGTAAACAGTGGGCCAGGAGCTCCTGGCACTGAGACAGAAAATTCCCAAGAGGGCAGCACCACAAAAGTGAATGGGGAAGACTCGGCCTCCTCTGATGACAAGCAGACCTCAATGGAGGTTGACAATGATGATTCAA AggatggagaaatggaggacCAAAAGGCTCAACAGGATCTCAGTCGCCCTGTCTCATCACAGCCAGTCTCGGGCACCCCTTGGTGTGTAGTGTGGACTGGTGATGGAAGAGTGTTCTTCTACAACCCAACAACAAA AACATCTGTGTGGGAGAAACCTGCAGATTTAGTAGAACGTGCAGATGTTGAGAAAATGGTCACCACGCCTCCAGCTGAAGTTGTAGGTTTGAAGAACAAAGCTGAGGAACCCTCCAAGGATGAACCTCTCTCCAAAAAGCCAAGGACTGAGGCAACCATGACGGTGACAAGTCCAGCCTCAACAGTTCTGAGT CATGTAAAGGAGGAAGTTAAGAGGATTGATATAGGAAAGGAAGCTGCCATAGAAGCTGAGGTGAAAGCGGCCCGAGAGCGTGCTATTGTTCCACTGGAGATTCGCATGAAGCAGTTCCGGGACCTTCTAGCAGAGAAAGGG GTTTCTGCATTTAGTTCTTGGGAAAAGGAGCTCTCCAAGATAGTGTTTGATTCTCGCTATCTTCTGCTCACATCCCGTGAGAGAAAGCAGGTATTTGAGAA ATATGTAAAGGAGCGTGCTGAGGAGGAACGTCGTGAGAAGAGAAACAAGCTGAAGGAGCGCAAGGAGGAGTTCCGGAAGCTGCTGGAAGAAGCCGGGCTGAACGGGAAATCATCTTTCAGCGACTTTGCCGCCAAGTACAGCAAGGACGACCGTTTCCGCAACATTGAGAAAatgcgagagagggagagcctGTTTGATGAGTTCCTGTTGGAGGTGCGCCgccgagagaaagaagaaaaggctgCCAAGCGTGAACAG ATTAAGAAGGACTTCTTTACGATGCTGAAAGAAGCCGACATTGATCGCTATAGTCGGTGGTCAGATGTGAAGCGCAAGGTGGATGGTGACCCCAGATACAAAGTGGTGGAGTCCGGGGTGCAGCGTGAAGACTGGTTCAGGGACTATATGATCAAG ATCAAAGAAGAGCGACGGCGCTCCCGAGACAGATCCAGGACCCGAGATCGAGAccgagaaagggagagggacagagaaaggGAACGTGATAGGGAACGAACAGATCGGGACAGAGATcgcatggaaagagagagagagagggagcgtggagacaaagagagagagagaagaagcagaGAGTCCCGGGACCGcagcaaggaaagagagagggctgaccggaaggagaaaaagaaagaaaagaaggaaaaagaaagggagaaagaaaaggaaaaagaaagagaccgagaggagaaaaaagagaaggaaaaagaaaaggataaggaaagagaagagtttgaaaCTATcccagaagaaggagaagatatAGAGGAAAACCATAAGAGCGAG GGTGAAGACACAGGCAGCGATGGTGCAGATGAAGAACGTGAAGATGGAGAAGCAAATGaagcagcagaggaggaagaacgtgAAAGACAGAGGAGGATTGAAGAGTctttgaggaagagagaagaggaggttcAGAGGGCATTAGCTGGGCATCTCCGTGACCGTGACAAGGAGCGCATGCAACACAAGCATGATGAAGCTGTGCACAATTTTAATGCATTATTAGCAGACCTG gTTCGCAGCACTGATTACACTTGGAAAGAAGCCAAGAAATCTTTAAAGAAAGACTCAAGATGGGAGTCTGCTGGAGCcttagaaagggaagagaaagaaaagttatttaATAGCCATGTAGAAAATCTTACCAAGAGGAAGCGAGAGAAATTTAG agagctGTTAGAAGAATTGCCTGACCTGCACTTGGATTCAAATTGGAAAGATCTCAAAAAGGAGTTAAAAGATGATCCACGCTACACCAAATTTTCATCATCAGACAAGAAATGTGAAAGGGAGTTCAGGGAATACCTGAAGGACAAGTTGGTAGCTGCAAAAGCCGACTTCAGGGAACTCCTAAAA gaaaCTAAAAGTATCACTCATCGCTCTTTGAAGCTATGCAGTGAGGGAGAGCAGCACATGCGTGATATTGTGGAGGTTTTACGCAAAGATCGCCGTTATCTGGTACTGGAATGTCAACCAGATGAAAGGTCAAAAATCTTAATGGCTTACATGGAGGAGCTAGAGAAAAGGggaccacctcctcctcctacagcatCAGAACCAACTAGACGTAAATAG